The following proteins are encoded in a genomic region of Synechococcus sp. CBW1002:
- a CDS encoding polyphosphate kinase 2 family protein, with product MNKEQRKLIQRAKDFAKPFRVDDGESFRLKDIDPNNTLHLEQEHKPQAKEALALGVELLAAFQDMLYAQDRWALLLAFQAMDAAGKDGTIKHVMSGVNPQGCQVSSFKAPSSVDLDHDFLWRCNLALPERGRIGIFNRSYYEETLVVRVHPELLHQQTLPEPLMGKDIWQERFRDIRHYEQYLSNNGVVVRKFFLHLSKKEQKKRFLERLETPEKNWKFSANDIKERAYWDDYMNAYEDMIRNTATKVAPWYVVPADNKWFTRIVVAAAIIETLDSLDLKYPVVTEEARQHLEAAKQQLLNEDKT from the coding sequence ATGAACAAAGAACAAAGGAAACTGATTCAACGAGCCAAGGACTTCGCCAAGCCTTTCCGCGTCGATGACGGAGAGTCGTTCAGGCTGAAGGATATCGATCCCAACAATACGCTCCATCTTGAACAGGAGCACAAACCCCAGGCCAAGGAAGCTCTGGCCTTGGGCGTTGAGCTGCTGGCGGCGTTTCAGGACATGCTCTATGCCCAGGACCGCTGGGCTCTGTTGCTGGCCTTTCAGGCCATGGATGCTGCCGGCAAGGACGGCACCATCAAGCATGTGATGAGCGGGGTCAACCCCCAGGGTTGTCAGGTCAGCAGCTTCAAGGCGCCTTCATCTGTGGACCTGGATCACGACTTTCTCTGGCGCTGTAATCTCGCCCTGCCAGAGCGTGGGCGAATCGGCATCTTCAATCGTAGCTACTATGAGGAGACGCTGGTGGTGCGTGTCCATCCTGAGCTTCTGCATCAACAAACACTGCCGGAGCCGTTGATGGGCAAGGACATCTGGCAAGAGAGATTCCGCGATATCCGACACTACGAACAATACCTCTCCAATAATGGTGTGGTTGTGCGCAAGTTTTTCTTGCATCTCTCAAAAAAGGAACAGAAGAAACGCTTTCTTGAGCGGCTTGAGACTCCCGAAAAGAACTGGAAGTTCTCGGCCAATGATATCAAGGAGCGCGCCTACTGGGACGACTACATGAATGCCTACGAGGACATGATCCGAAACACCGCAACCAAGGTCGCCCCATGGTATGTCGTGCCAGCTGACAACAAGTGGTTTACGCGGATCGTGGTGGCGGCAGCCATCATTGAGACTCTGGATTCATTGGATCTGAAGTATCCTGTGGTCACTGAAGAGGCTCGTCAGCATCTCGAAGCCGCCAAGCAGCAACTACTCAATGAAGATAAAACCTGA